The proteins below are encoded in one region of Methanofollis aquaemaris:
- a CDS encoding serine hydrolase, with product MPKKILLLMILIAAALILAAGCTQTTSENRSAGKLDGFDVFVTRTMTEYEVPGAVVGIVENDSVVYLKGFGVREIGKPGVVGPDTRFQIASVTKYITAQAIGTLVDEGKLDWDTPVVTYMPDFAFKEPYVTGHATLRDLLAHRTGFKEYDGDMLGRLGYSNREMLERMRYLDLPYGFREKYAYSNAGYFIAGEVAAGTDNRSWENLTDARILRPLDMTRSGAHPETLYLDDNHVVAHGGSEGNVTVIPLEEAAFPAGGQVVSTGRDMTQVLRMMLNDGSVDGKQVLSKKTVAEIHTASLVAGRAGPLGDPDGAVCLGCDAYDFLGERVIEKNGALEGVRSIVILVPDRKVGLVVIANKQLTVFPEAVRDEFLERYIGRSGIDLQAREKLNQKGWYSLLMSMEVPADAQPAAIPAAAIAGTYTSDLYGTMILTAGPDADTMTVLLGPAEYPGTLEHQTGDTWYLSWPNPDDAVGYLTFAANPSGTVTGFTSDDYGPFARA from the coding sequence ATGCCCAAAAAGATCCTCCTGCTCATGATCCTTATCGCTGCCGCCCTGATCCTTGCTGCGGGATGCACCCAGACGACATCGGAGAACCGGTCCGCCGGAAAACTCGACGGCTTTGATGTGTTTGTCACCCGGACGATGACGGAATACGAAGTGCCAGGCGCCGTTGTCGGTATTGTCGAGAACGATTCGGTCGTGTACTTGAAAGGGTTCGGCGTCCGCGAAATCGGGAAACCCGGAGTCGTGGGCCCGGATACCCGGTTCCAGATCGCATCGGTCACCAAGTACATCACCGCACAGGCAATCGGGACGCTCGTTGACGAAGGAAAACTCGATTGGGACACGCCGGTCGTCACGTACATGCCGGACTTTGCGTTCAAAGAGCCTTATGTCACCGGGCACGCAACGCTCCGGGATCTGCTTGCCCACCGGACCGGCTTCAAAGAGTACGACGGCGATATGCTGGGCCGGCTCGGGTACTCGAACCGCGAGATGCTCGAACGGATGCGATACCTCGACCTGCCGTACGGGTTCCGGGAAAAATACGCGTACTCGAATGCCGGATATTTCATTGCCGGGGAAGTCGCGGCAGGCACGGACAACCGGAGCTGGGAGAACCTGACCGACGCCCGGATACTCCGGCCGCTCGACATGACCCGCTCGGGAGCCCATCCCGAGACCCTGTACCTTGACGACAACCATGTTGTCGCCCATGGCGGCAGCGAGGGAAATGTCACCGTCATCCCGCTCGAAGAGGCAGCGTTTCCGGCCGGCGGCCAGGTGGTCTCCACCGGCCGCGACATGACACAGGTTCTGCGGATGATGCTCAACGACGGTTCGGTCGACGGGAAGCAGGTTCTTTCGAAAAAGACCGTGGCGGAGATCCATACGGCGAGCCTGGTCGCAGGGCGTGCCGGCCCGCTGGGAGATCCTGACGGTGCGGTCTGTCTCGGCTGTGACGCCTATGATTTCCTGGGCGAGCGGGTCATCGAGAAGAACGGAGCGCTTGAAGGGGTCCGGTCAATCGTGATCCTCGTCCCGGACAGGAAAGTCGGCCTCGTGGTGATCGCAAACAAGCAGTTGACGGTATTTCCCGAGGCCGTAAGAGACGAATTCCTCGAACGCTACATCGGAAGGAGCGGGATCGACCTGCAGGCACGGGAAAAACTCAACCAGAAAGGATGGTATTCCCTTTTAATGAGCATGGAGGTGCCGGCCGATGCACAGCCCGCAGCGATCCCGGCGGCCGCGATTGCGGGGACGTACACAAGCGACCTGTACGGTACGATGATTCTCACAGCGGGACCGGACGCCGACACCATGACCGTCCTGCTTGGTCCGGCAGAATACCCGGGCACCCTGGAACACCAGACCGGCGATACCTGGTACCTCTCGTGGCCGAACCCCGACGATGCAGTCGGCTATCTCACCTTTGCCGCAAACCCGTCGGGAACAGTCACCGGTTTTACATCGGATGACTACGGGCCGTTTGCCCGGGCATGA
- a CDS encoding DUF2173 family protein: protein MATLNELLSIEGAIAAGEFTSDGSVVDFKSKTETSAEMAAMTARFCTTVSMMFSSLASAYSGMSSMKWMPQKV, encoded by the coding sequence ATGGCAACATTGAACGAATTGCTCAGCATCGAAGGCGCCATCGCTGCCGGTGAATTTACCTCGGACGGGAGCGTCGTGGATTTTAAGTCGAAGACCGAGACGTCTGCCGAGATGGCGGCGATGACGGCCAGGTTCTGCACCACCGTGAGCATGATGTTCTCCTCGCTGGCCAGCGCCTACAGCGGGATGAGTTCGATGAAATGGATGCCCCAAAAGGTGTAG
- a CDS encoding class I SAM-dependent methyltransferase produces the protein MTPNAIDWNKEWKSMMTKSMGEDLPDCAQYWNTAESARRYLRDYGRESAGHIDRVSATLEALSLTPDLRVLEIGTGPGVLAVPIASQTAHVTAVEPSDGMMTVLREYMNEEGVENVRCVQKRWEEVTDDDLEPPYDLVLASFSLGMPEIKAAIEKMNAVSSGRVCLFWHAGEQQFETLYRLVMPHLRGTDYVPGPKADVLFNILYSMEIYPDVRHFNYEQVHVFDSEEEMAEYFQYEHQIPFDIGNPGLKTYLEEFVEEEDGRFVHYEEYQSMMFQWEAQ, from the coding sequence ATGACACCGAACGCGATTGACTGGAACAAAGAATGGAAGAGCATGATGACAAAATCCATGGGGGAAGACCTCCCCGACTGTGCGCAGTACTGGAACACGGCCGAGAGTGCACGGCGTTATCTTCGCGACTATGGGCGAGAGAGCGCCGGTCACATCGACCGCGTCAGTGCAACCCTTGAAGCACTCTCCCTCACCCCGGACTTGCGGGTGCTTGAGATCGGGACCGGGCCCGGCGTGCTGGCGGTACCGATCGCCTCGCAGACCGCCCATGTGACGGCTGTCGAACCCTCGGACGGGATGATGACCGTGCTGCGGGAGTACATGAACGAAGAAGGGGTCGAGAATGTCAGGTGCGTGCAGAAACGCTGGGAAGAAGTCACCGACGACGACCTTGAGCCTCCTTACGATCTCGTCCTCGCTTCGTTCTCGCTCGGCATGCCCGAGATCAAGGCGGCGATCGAGAAGATGAACGCGGTATCCTCCGGGCGGGTGTGCCTCTTCTGGCACGCCGGCGAACAGCAGTTCGAGACACTCTATCGTCTGGTCATGCCGCATCTCCGCGGGACCGACTACGTACCCGGTCCGAAGGCCGACGTCCTCTTCAACATCCTCTATTCGATGGAGATCTATCCTGATGTGAGGCATTTCAATTACGAACAGGTGCATGTATTCGATTCTGAGGAGGAGATGGCCGAATATTTCCAGTACGAGCACCAGATCCCCTTCGATATCGGGAACCCCGGTTTGAAGACATATCTGGAAGAGTTCGTCGAAGAAGAGGACGGCAGGTTCGTACATTACGAAGAGTACCAGAGCATGATGTTTCAGTGGGAGGCGCAGTGA
- the tsaA gene encoding tRNA (N6-threonylcarbamoyladenosine(37)-N6)-methyltransferase TrmO, translating into MEESSTRPARAGDDTPGEMVLRPVGVVRNSTKEPFLVAGGDGLALREDLDDAMEHVHETNNGTSEIVVNKDLIESLDGIEDYSHLTVLYWAHQVPETGRSLTRVHPMGRKDMPLTGLFGTCSPARPNPVLVTVVRLCGRNENVLEVAGLDAIDGSPVIDIKPYVREFFPREGVRIPWWMQQFMREFGRSDQ; encoded by the coding sequence ATGGAAGAATCATCCACGAGACCGGCCCGTGCCGGCGATGACACGCCCGGCGAAATGGTCCTGCGGCCTGTGGGAGTGGTCAGGAACAGTACCAAAGAACCTTTTCTGGTCGCCGGCGGCGACGGTCTCGCCTTGCGGGAAGACCTTGACGATGCCATGGAGCATGTCCATGAAACCAACAATGGTACGTCGGAGATTGTCGTCAACAAGGATCTCATCGAGAGCCTCGACGGTATCGAAGATTATTCTCATCTGACTGTGCTGTACTGGGCGCATCAGGTACCTGAAACAGGCCGTTCCCTCACGCGGGTGCACCCGATGGGGAGAAAGGATATGCCGTTGACCGGACTGTTCGGCACGTGCAGTCCCGCCCGGCCGAACCCGGTGCTCGTGACGGTCGTGCGTCTCTGCGGACGAAACGAAAATGTGCTGGAGGTCGCCGGACTGGACGCGATCGACGGGAGTCCGGTCATCGACATCAAACCCTATGTCAGGGAATTCTTCCCCCGGGAAGGTGTTCGGATACCCTGGTGGATGCAACAGTTCATGAGGGAATTTGGCAGAAGTGATCAATAA
- a CDS encoding thioredoxin family protein, which translates to MADEKTLTEVGDSTWETRVEKGERPVVVMFYSETCPFCKQIEPFFRQFAGEFGADLLFARLNVSQNPWTVERYGVRQTPTFKFFCQGRPAQEIVGAAFPALLRKNIEGFLEHGEACIRSSREIDYEITGYG; encoded by the coding sequence ATGGCCGACGAGAAGACGCTGACGGAAGTGGGCGACAGCACCTGGGAGACGCGGGTCGAGAAGGGTGAGAGACCTGTCGTGGTCATGTTCTACAGCGAGACCTGTCCCTTCTGCAAACAGATCGAACCGTTTTTCCGGCAGTTCGCCGGGGAGTTCGGGGCCGACCTCCTCTTTGCCAGGTTGAACGTCTCGCAGAACCCCTGGACCGTCGAACGATATGGCGTGCGGCAGACGCCCACCTTCAAGTTCTTCTGCCAGGGCCGCCCTGCCCAGGAGATCGTGGGTGCGGCGTTTCCCGCCCTGCTCAGGAAGAACATCGAGGGATTTCTGGAACATGGAGAGGCGTGTATCCGGAGCAGTCGGGAGATCGATTATGAGATCACGGGATACGGGTGA
- a CDS encoding glucose-1-phosphate thymidylyltransferase produces MKGLILSGGHGIRLRPLTYSQQKQLIPVANRPILFYCIQDLIDAGIHSIGIIIGPNREQVISEVTAHEWDAEIEFINQDHPGGLAHAVKVAAPYLGNEPFVMYLGDNILLGGIQKFVQDFVDSKAEASLLLTRVTHPEEYGVALVDEQKKVIVQLLEKPKNPPSDLGIVGIYGLTPRIFDAIEHIDPSWRGELEITDALHWLILNGHDVTYNLVEGWWKDTGKPEDLLDANRLILDALVTENGDGLSRGRVEESTVAGRCRIGKNTVIKENSVVKGPVIIGDDCIISNTYLGPYTSIGNGSHLANTEIEDSIVMEGSVIMNSERIVESLIGKNVTINRNGRHPGGRRFVIGDNSNVVI; encoded by the coding sequence ATGAAAGGGCTAATTCTTTCCGGCGGCCATGGCATCAGACTCAGACCACTCACATACTCCCAGCAAAAGCAGTTGATTCCGGTTGCCAACAGGCCGATACTCTTCTATTGTATTCAGGATCTCATCGATGCAGGGATCCACTCGATCGGGATCATCATTGGCCCGAACCGGGAGCAGGTCATCAGCGAGGTGACCGCACACGAATGGGACGCGGAGATCGAGTTCATCAATCAGGACCACCCCGGCGGACTGGCCCACGCGGTCAAGGTCGCGGCACCGTACCTCGGGAACGAACCCTTCGTGATGTACCTCGGCGACAACATCCTGCTCGGGGGCATCCAGAAATTTGTGCAGGATTTTGTGGATTCAAAGGCGGAAGCAAGCCTGCTCCTCACGAGAGTCACACACCCTGAGGAGTACGGGGTCGCCCTCGTCGACGAGCAGAAGAAGGTGATCGTCCAGCTCCTCGAAAAGCCGAAGAACCCGCCCTCAGACCTGGGCATCGTCGGGATCTACGGGCTGACACCCAGGATCTTCGATGCGATCGAGCATATCGACCCCTCCTGGCGGGGCGAACTCGAGATCACCGACGCCCTTCACTGGCTGATCCTCAACGGCCATGACGTCACCTACAACCTGGTCGAGGGGTGGTGGAAGGACACCGGGAAACCCGAAGATCTCCTGGATGCAAACCGTCTCATCCTCGACGCTCTCGTCACGGAGAACGGGGACGGCCTGAGTCGCGGGCGGGTCGAGGAGAGCACCGTCGCGGGTCGGTGCCGGATCGGGAAGAACACGGTCATCAAGGAGAACTCGGTGGTCAAGGGGCCGGTGATCATCGGAGACGACTGCATCATCTCCAACACCTACCTGGGGCCTTACACCAGCATCGGCAACGGTTCGCACCTTGCGAACACTGAGATCGAGGACTCGATCGTGATGGAGGGGTCGGTCATCATGAACTCGGAACGGATCGTGGAGAGCCTGATCGGAAAGAACGTGACCATCAACCGGAACGGCCGGCACCCTGGCGGGAGGCGGTTTGTGATCGGCGACAACTCGAATGTGGTCATCTAA
- the rfbB gene encoding dTDP-glucose 4,6-dehydratase, whose amino-acid sequence MKIIITGGAGFIGCNFVRLMLSKYPEAEITVFDKLTYAGRMENLHGFNGQIEFVRGDICSAEEVEALGDCDLLFNFAAETHVDRSIEDAGVFVRTDVLGTYTLLEHALHHDIGRFIQVSTDEVYGSVPTGYSREHDPMCPSSPYSASKCGAEMLVKAYQTTYGLDAVITRSSNNFGPYQYPEKLIPVLILRALRDQHLPIYGNGQNIRDWIYVVDNCEGIAVAAEEGKSGEAYNIGGGNERTNLEIARAILAILHKPESLITYVADRPGHDQRYALDCSRMREIGWKPRYLFMDALRHTCRWYLENERWYAPLLMGHA is encoded by the coding sequence GTGAAGATCATCATCACCGGCGGGGCCGGATTTATCGGGTGCAACTTTGTCCGTCTCATGCTTTCGAAATATCCGGAGGCAGAGATTACGGTCTTTGACAAGTTGACGTATGCAGGAAGAATGGAGAACCTTCATGGGTTCAACGGCCAGATCGAGTTTGTCAGGGGGGACATCTGCTCGGCCGAGGAGGTGGAGGCGCTCGGCGACTGCGACCTCCTCTTCAACTTCGCCGCCGAGACGCATGTCGACCGTTCGATCGAGGACGCCGGGGTCTTTGTAAGGACCGACGTGCTCGGCACGTACACTCTCCTCGAACACGCCCTGCACCACGACATCGGACGTTTTATCCAGGTCAGCACCGACGAGGTCTATGGGAGCGTGCCGACCGGGTATTCGCGGGAACACGATCCCATGTGTCCGTCTTCCCCGTACTCTGCAAGCAAGTGCGGGGCCGAGATGCTGGTGAAGGCCTACCAGACCACCTACGGCCTCGACGCCGTGATCACCAGGAGTTCGAACAACTTCGGGCCATACCAGTACCCGGAAAAACTCATCCCGGTCCTGATCCTCCGGGCGCTCCGGGACCAGCACCTCCCGATCTATGGGAACGGTCAGAATATCAGGGACTGGATCTATGTCGTCGACAATTGCGAGGGGATTGCCGTCGCCGCCGAGGAGGGGAAGTCGGGCGAGGCCTACAACATCGGCGGCGGGAACGAGCGAACCAACCTCGAGATCGCGAGGGCGATCCTGGCGATCCTTCACAAGCCCGAGAGCCTTATCACCTATGTGGCCGACCGTCCGGGCCATGACCAGCGGTATGCCCTCGACTGTTCCAGGATGCGCGAGATCGGGTGGAAACCCCGTTACCTCTTCATGGACGCCCTCAGGCACACCTGCCGGTGGTACCTGGAGAACGAGCGGTGGTATGCCCCGCTCCTTATGGGGCACGCCTGA
- a CDS encoding glycosyltransferase family 2 protein, with translation MRSEAIVHRYNEGTVQQGTVIVGPEVRRRPIDRSIAAIPCYNEALSVGSVVLKARRYVDEVLVIDDGSTDDTRAIAQEAGAVVITHQKNVGKGAAVKTALEYARARGFEYLVLLDGDGQHDPDEIPRLLTPVREGDADLVIGSRFLDNTKSSIPFYRRIGQGVLTTMTNMDSRVKTTDSQSGFRVLGRNAIQNFTLDSEGYSVESDMISSLSEKGTRIREVPVSVKYDVPNKHKKHPVTHGFGVLNNIVRNISFKHPVMIFGSFGGALLFLGSASWYVAATAPLQSAPLPLGQSFLGMLFITGGLLLLSLGVIISYLTYIFRGREKGS, from the coding sequence TTGAGATCAGAGGCGATTGTACATCGCTATAATGAGGGGACCGTTCAGCAGGGGACCGTGATCGTCGGTCCCGAGGTCAGGCGAAGACCCATCGACCGATCGATTGCGGCGATACCCTGCTATAATGAGGCCCTCTCCGTGGGCTCGGTCGTGCTCAAGGCGCGGCGATATGTCGACGAAGTGCTGGTGATCGACGACGGGTCGACCGACGATACGCGTGCCATCGCCCAGGAGGCGGGCGCCGTCGTGATCACCCATCAGAAAAATGTCGGAAAAGGGGCTGCGGTGAAGACGGCCCTTGAATACGCGCGGGCCCGGGGTTTTGAGTATCTTGTCCTCCTCGATGGGGACGGGCAGCACGACCCCGACGAGATCCCGAGACTGCTGACGCCGGTGAGGGAGGGTGACGCCGATCTCGTCATCGGGTCGCGTTTTCTCGACAACACAAAGAGCAGCATACCCTTCTACCGGCGCATCGGGCAGGGAGTGCTCACGACGATGACGAACATGGACTCCCGCGTCAAAACGACCGACTCGCAGTCTGGTTTCAGGGTGCTGGGCCGGAATGCGATCCAGAATTTCACCCTGGACTCGGAGGGCTACAGCGTGGAGTCGGACATGATCTCAAGCCTCTCTGAGAAGGGCACCAGGATCCGTGAGGTGCCGGTCTCGGTGAAGTATGATGTCCCGAACAAGCACAAGAAACACCCGGTCACCCATGGATTCGGCGTCCTGAACAACATCGTCAGGAACATCAGTTTCAAACACCCGGTGATGATCTTCGGGTCTTTCGGCGGGGCGCTCCTCTTCCTCGGGTCGGCGTCCTGGTATGTGGCGGCCACCGCACCTCTCCAGTCGGCACCCCTGCCGCTCGGCCAGTCTTTCCTGGGCATGCTCTTCATCACGGGCGGGCTCCTCCTCCTCTCCCTGGGCGTTATCATCAGTTATCTCACCTATATCTTCAGAGGAAGAGAGAAGGGGTCGTGA
- a CDS encoding DUF1894 domain-containing protein, producing the protein MPDMGKPHCIKRLPTKVLVKDVSEEEAIEYVRKHTREHYEIPPDYEIRNICILGKAPMLVGIKERKKKLIFTFTRPCFGTDVLEMDTTPEEIETIRSDLRKD; encoded by the coding sequence ATGCCGGATATGGGCAAGCCGCACTGCATCAAAAGACTGCCGACGAAGGTGCTCGTCAAGGACGTGTCCGAAGAAGAGGCAATCGAGTACGTCAGGAAACATACCAGAGAGCACTACGAGATCCCACCCGACTATGAGATCCGCAACATCTGCATCCTCGGGAAGGCCCCGATGCTCGTCGGGATCAAAGAGAGGAAGAAAAAACTCATCTTCACCTTCACCAGGCCCTGCTTCGGGACCGACGTCCTGGAAATGGACACCACCCCCGAAGAGATCGAGACGATCCGGTCAGACCTCAGGAAAGACTGA
- a CDS encoding FKBP-type peptidyl-prolyl cis-trans isomerase, which yields MRVLEDLAGANHGMMTQKKYLAGLVVVAALVIAAGCLGAGTKPTTGDTVSVEYTGTFENGTVFDTNVGKEPFEFTIGNREVIPGFEKAVLGLSEGESVTVTIPAVDAYGEYDAERMKYVDSSTFPENITIGQRFLMRNGENWVPYTVTAMNETTITLDGNHALAGKDLTFTITLLSIQTHGEV from the coding sequence GTGAGGGTACTTGAAGACCTCGCAGGCGCAAACCATGGGATGATGACTCAGAAGAAATATCTGGCAGGCCTCGTCGTCGTCGCGGCGCTGGTGATCGCCGCGGGCTGCCTCGGCGCCGGCACGAAACCGACGACCGGCGACACCGTCTCTGTCGAGTACACCGGGACATTTGAGAACGGCACCGTCTTCGACACCAATGTCGGGAAAGAACCGTTCGAATTCACCATCGGGAATCGCGAAGTGATCCCCGGTTTTGAGAAGGCGGTTCTCGGACTTTCGGAAGGCGAGTCGGTGACCGTGACCATCCCGGCCGTCGACGCCTACGGCGAGTACGACGCAGAGAGGATGAAGTACGTGGACAGTTCCACCTTCCCGGAGAACATCACCATCGGCCAGAGGTTCCTGATGAGGAACGGCGAGAACTGGGTGCCCTACACCGTCACGGCGATGAACGAGACGACCATCACTCTGGACGGGAACCACGCCCTTGCGGGCAAGGATCTCACCTTTACCATCACTCTTCTCTCTATCCAGACGCATGGAGAAGTCTGA
- a CDS encoding class I SAM-dependent methyltransferase, which produces MEKSESKEAWETDYRQRGALWGGAVHDLPRPGPRARILELGCGNGKSLSGLTGEGATVVGLDLARSAVALAAGTTPAHLVVGDARRLPFQTGSFDIVCAFHIIGHLREGDRQTAAMEGARVLRKGGRLYFREFSVMDMRSGKGEEVESRTFRRGGGILTHYFTEEEVTALFPNLLPSSVTTRQWSLRVRGVDHPRAEIAGFFEKLP; this is translated from the coding sequence ATGGAGAAGTCTGAGAGCAAAGAGGCCTGGGAGACCGACTACCGGCAGCGGGGTGCGCTCTGGGGCGGAGCGGTCCACGACCTCCCCCGCCCGGGGCCCCGCGCCAGGATCCTTGAACTGGGCTGCGGGAACGGCAAGAGTCTCTCAGGACTGACCGGTGAAGGGGCGACGGTCGTCGGCCTCGATCTCGCCCGGAGTGCGGTCGCCCTCGCCGCCGGGACGACACCGGCACACCTCGTCGTCGGGGACGCCCGCCGTCTCCCCTTCCAGACCGGATCGTTTGATATTGTCTGTGCCTTCCATATCATCGGACACCTCAGGGAAGGCGACCGACAGACGGCCGCCATGGAGGGCGCCCGGGTGTTGAGGAAGGGGGGCCGCCTCTATTTCAGGGAGTTCTCGGTCATGGACATGCGCTCCGGGAAGGGAGAGGAGGTCGAGTCCCGAACCTTCCGGAGGGGTGGGGGGATCCTCACCCATTACTTCACCGAGGAAGAAGTCACAGCCCTCTTCCCCAACCTTCTCCCCTCCTCGGTGACGACCAGGCAATGGTCGCTCAGGGTGCGGGGCGTGGACCACCCGCGTGCGGAAATCGCGGGGTTCTTTGAGAAACTGCCATGA
- a CDS encoding STAS domain-containing protein: protein MKKDAVDASVNIRDGWAVVSVAGRIDAGSAGTLQETLTPLIDEGQKRIVIDMAGLDYISSSGLRVLLGARKALQKQGGSVALAALTPFVHEVFEISGFLRIFSVYENVEGAMDAQGQTG, encoded by the coding sequence ATGAAGAAAGACGCCGTAGACGCATCTGTCAATATACGGGACGGGTGGGCCGTTGTCTCGGTCGCCGGGCGGATCGACGCAGGTTCGGCCGGCACCCTCCAGGAAACGCTCACGCCGCTCATTGATGAGGGCCAGAAAAGAATTGTCATCGATATGGCCGGGCTTGATTATATCAGCAGTTCTGGCCTTCGGGTGCTGCTGGGCGCCCGCAAGGCTCTCCAGAAGCAGGGAGGGTCCGTCGCCCTCGCCGCCCTCACCCCCTTCGTCCATGAAGTCTTTGAGATCTCAGGCTTTCTCAGGATCTTTTCGGTCTATGAGAATGTCGAAGGGGCGATGGACGCGCAGGGACAGACCGGATGA
- a CDS encoding PP2C family protein-serine/threonine phosphatase: MMPQVGDFLVLFEMICVIVVAAYFITRTRTFTDALEQRLTPKGSAALILFFGALSIYGTLSGVEVLGAPINVRDLGPMVAGVFCGPLVGIGAGLIGGGFRFGMGGFTAVPCAVSTVLAGLLGGVVYLLLHRGDLQVPEVKTVVGFAVGMEVLHMGVVLLGCSPFEEAWALVSQVSVPMILANATGMFVFAFIITNLVTERRTQTERDAYQEELRVKKAELKVAAEIQQTFLPRSIPTMQGFDLAAVSCPAREVGGDFYDAIRLQEGKTGLVIADVSGKSVPAAIYMALSRTIVRAMAARHPDVTLALEDANSMLIEESDTGMFVTLFYGVLDEETRLLTYANAGHNPPLLLRNGTDEFVFLAPTGVALGAAEDMEYGAGEVRLGTGDLLVLFTDGVTEAFSPEGEVFGNGRLEETVLAARTLPAAAMIREIRDAVRAFAGEGPQDDDITVMVLKGE, encoded by the coding sequence ATGATGCCGCAGGTCGGGGACTTTCTCGTCCTCTTCGAAATGATCTGCGTCATCGTCGTCGCAGCGTATTTCATCACCAGAACCCGGACCTTCACCGATGCCCTTGAGCAGCGGCTCACCCCGAAGGGTTCGGCCGCCCTCATCCTCTTCTTCGGCGCCCTCTCTATCTACGGCACCTTGAGCGGCGTCGAGGTGCTCGGCGCACCGATCAATGTCAGGGATCTCGGGCCGATGGTTGCGGGGGTCTTTTGCGGGCCTCTCGTCGGGATCGGGGCCGGGCTGATCGGCGGCGGGTTCAGGTTCGGGATGGGCGGGTTCACCGCAGTCCCGTGCGCCGTCTCCACCGTGCTCGCCGGCCTCCTTGGGGGCGTCGTCTACCTGCTCCTCCATCGCGGCGACCTGCAGGTGCCTGAGGTGAAGACCGTCGTCGGGTTTGCCGTCGGGATGGAGGTGCTGCACATGGGGGTTGTCCTCCTCGGCTGCTCGCCCTTCGAGGAGGCCTGGGCACTGGTGAGCCAGGTCTCGGTCCCGATGATCCTGGCCAACGCGACCGGGATGTTTGTCTTCGCCTTCATCATCACCAACCTTGTCACCGAACGACGGACACAGACCGAACGCGACGCCTACCAGGAAGAACTCAGGGTGAAGAAGGCCGAGTTGAAGGTCGCCGCCGAGATCCAGCAGACCTTCCTCCCGAGGAGCATCCCGACGATGCAGGGCTTCGACCTGGCCGCGGTGAGTTGCCCGGCCCGCGAGGTGGGCGGCGACTTCTACGACGCCATCCGTCTTCAGGAGGGGAAGACCGGGCTGGTCATCGCAGACGTCTCAGGCAAGAGCGTGCCGGCGGCGATCTACATGGCTCTCTCCAGGACGATCGTCAGGGCGATGGCGGCCCGGCATCCTGACGTCACCCTCGCCCTGGAGGACGCGAACTCGATGCTCATCGAGGAGTCGGACACCGGGATGTTCGTCACCCTCTTCTATGGCGTCCTCGACGAGGAGACGCGGCTCCTCACCTATGCCAATGCCGGTCACAATCCCCCGCTCCTCCTCAGGAACGGCACCGACGAGTTCGTGTTCCTGGCCCCGACCGGGGTGGCGCTCGGCGCCGCGGAGGATATGGAGTACGGCGCCGGTGAGGTAAGGCTTGGGACCGGCGACCTCCTGGTGCTCTTCACTGATGGGGTGACCGAGGCCTTCAGCCCTGAGGGCGAGGTGTTCGGAAACGGGCGTCTGGAGGAGACGGTGCTGGCCGCCAGGACGCTCCCGGCTGCGGCGATGATCCGGGAGATCCGGGACGCGGTCCGGGCCTTTGCCGGCGAAGGGCCGCAGGATGACGACATCACGGTGATGGTGCTGAAGGGGGAGTGA
- a CDS encoding ATP-binding protein, with protein sequence MAGGITVSAELSSLPGVLAYITDALRALGLSPKAVQEMELAVDEAVTNIVLHGYDGTEGWVRLSCERAGEGAVVVIEDAAPPFDPTAAPSPELEGDADERPIGGLGVHFIRTMTDEMIYEYRDGINVLKLLKSV encoded by the coding sequence ATGGCCGGAGGCATCACCGTCAGTGCAGAGTTGTCGTCCCTTCCCGGGGTGCTGGCTTACATCACCGACGCCCTCCGGGCCCTCGGCCTCTCCCCGAAGGCAGTGCAGGAGATGGAACTTGCCGTCGACGAGGCGGTGACGAACATCGTCCTCCACGGCTATGACGGGACAGAGGGGTGGGTCAGACTTTCGTGCGAGCGGGCCGGCGAGGGTGCGGTGGTGGTGATCGAAGATGCAGCCCCCCCCTTCGATCCGACCGCCGCCCCTTCACCTGAACTGGAGGGAGACGCGGACGAGCGGCCGATCGGCGGGCTCGGCGTCCATTTTATCCGCACGATGACCGATGAGATGATATATGAATACCGGGATGGAATAAACGTCCTGAAACTTCTAAAAAGCGTCTGA